In the Octopus sinensis unplaced genomic scaffold, ASM634580v1 Contig14554, whole genome shotgun sequence genome, aaacaatgatttctaatttagcaGGGTTTTAGGAAAAGAAgtttagtcgataccatcgattGCAGTactagaatttattttatgaacttGGAGGTATGAAAGGCTTAGTTGATTCCGGCCAGATTTGAACGTAAAAATCCAGAACGAATACCACAAGGTGGAAAACGTAACTATGAACACACTTATAATTTGTatcagaaacggctgtaagtctGAGATgcacaataaaagaaatatgtaaagccCATTATTTATAGCTTCCCTTGTATATCATTCTGTGAAAAGGACCAGTTTAACTGGGAAATGCAACCTGAATTTACTGATGATGGACTTCCACCTCGGATCTTGCCTTAGGATTATCTGGTGTTCAATACTGTCTGAAAACCTTTTGTTGGCCTGATATATTTGTAATAACAGAGAAATTGAGAAGAACTTTTCTCAGATTGATAATCCATCAttaataactacacacacacacacacacacacgcaaacacacacacacacacacacacacacacaaacacacacacacacacacaccacacacacacacacacacacagaagaggagtgggtgtgtggtatgtagcttacttaccaaccacatggttccgggttcagtcccactgcgtggcaccttatgcgcgtgtcttctactgtagcctcgggccgcccaaagccttgtgggtggatttggtagacggaaactgaaagaaacccatcgtatattatatatatatatatatatatatgtgtgtgtgtgtgtgtgtgtgtgtgtgtgtgtgtgtgtgtgcgcgcgcgcgtctgtgcttgtcctcccaccatctcttgacaaccgatgctggtgtgtttatgtccccgtaacttagcggttcggcaaaaaggaacgatagaataagtactaagcttacaaagaataagtcctcgggtcgatttgctcgtctagtCTGTCCACCTAGCAGCGGAATGGCATGAAgaataaaacaatgcgaagcatattgtgaccagcgatgtataataaCATCCGATAGTGTCAAtgccgtgatatatatatatatataaagatatatatacaagaaatataaatattattaaaaataatattagtatCCAGCAAGAATAAAGCACCATACGAAGTACGATCATTGCTAAAAGTGGCAGCCGGTAAGCTATCGGTGTATATGTAGAGCTTCACTGAATGTTTACAGACAGAGATGTTTGCGGGCAGTAAATATAGGAAATTTTCGTCTTACCTCTACGGAGGCCGTTTGAAGAATGAAGGTTAATTTAATCCTACAGTATTGAATTATCCTTCATTCCTCTACATAGCACCGATAGCTTAccgggtgctatttctagcaatgatcgTACTTCGTGTACATccactttgtatgtatataatatatatatcaggtcattaagaataagATGTCTGAtcttgaactgaaagtttattttactttatctcaacaaaaagcaatgcagttaatcaaagtgtgaacctaaattatcaacacaatctTGCCATTTTATCAGTAACTTATTTATGCCCccagcgaagaattctggagagcaagagctgatgaaatcacgaaaggctgtttttgcatcttcttcagatttgaagttttttccttgcaaaatgtTGTATAATGCCTGAGAAACGGGATAGttagttggtgcaaggtctggtgaatacggtggatgacagagtacttccaaatttagttcctgtaacttgagtagcattctttgtgcaacatgttgTCGCGCATTGTCTTCACAAgtgaattggcctgtctctattaACCAATCTCGGTCGTTTAATTGtaagttccctcatcatttcatccaactgGTTGATATATACATTCGCTGTAATtaacttaccaggtctcatgaagctgttgTGGATGACACCAGCGCTGGATCACCAACCAGACATCATTAGCTTTTATTTTTTCGTGAATAATctttttttggattgtgttttggtggTTCATGTCTATCCAACCACCGTGCAGAACGCTTGCTATTATTGACAAGAATGGatttttcatcacacgtaacTACACGATAcaaaaatggttcgcttttatACCATAATAGCAAAGAACTGCAAGTTTCAAGATAACGTGTCATTCAATGCTCGTTCAGTTCGTGTGGTACCcgcttgtccagcttctttaccttgctaATTTGTCCCAGATGgcccaatacagttggaatcgaaaAATCAAATCTTGCTGCTAACTCACGTGATGTTTGAGATGTATCCGCTTCCACTACGGTTTCCTgctcgtcattatccaccttagTCCCAGGTCTACCACTGggttgattttcaagagtaatgTCACTAgaccggaacttctcaaaccatcaacCTACCGTACActcattcgccacatcttcaccaaacacttcATTGATGTTTCGAGTTGTCTGGGAAGCATTGGTTCCACGAcgaaactcatattcataaacaacacaaattttttaTCTATTCATGAGTtcataaaaattgttttacagGGGAAAACTcaacaatataatcagacactatGAATTGCATTTctaaaagtgatgatgtaactcttcaaagATTCGCCAGGATAAAACATCAGAGTAAACGATTGTCAAACTTGGTACATAAGAGaattggacatttcattcttaattacctgatattaggttgtccggaaagttctgagCGTATTTTAATATTCACAAAGGGATATCAAGAATTGATcgtttctataaattttatttaatgaaataattttcattattattacctttgcccATCTACCAGGCAATTTAGATATTCCGTCAGCATAAAATTTgactggttttgaagaaaaaaagttatcTAGATGCATTTTGACTCCATCTAAATCGTTAAATGTTTTCCCTTGGAATGAGTTCTGTAGAGACAAAAACAAGTGATAGTCGGATGGCGCAATATcagaatatggtggatggggtaATATATCCCAGCCAAGTTCATATAACTTTGTTCGGGTAGCCAAAGACACATGCGGTCGGGTATTGTCATATTGGAACACTACCCCTTTCCTGTTGGCTGCCTCCGGCctcaattctttgattttttggttcaaattagcTAGCTGACGACAGTACACATCAAAATTAATGGTCTGGTTTTATGGGAGAAGTTCATAATAGATAATGTCTTTATGATCCCACCAAATACAAAGCATAGCCTTTCAGGCATGGATATTCGTCCTTGGTTGCTGTTTTGGAGGATCCTTACGCAAATTCCAGGATCTTTTCCATACTATGTTTTCTTATACAATCGAATTTTCATCTCCAGTCAGAAGTTGTTTCAAAAAGGGCATGTTTTCATTCTGTTTCAAAAGCATATCACAAACGGAATACCGGCCCAAGCAGTTCTTTTCTGAGAGTTTGTGAGAAACCCATACATTATAGCGAGAAATGTATTTTAGCTTCACTAAGTGTTCATGAGCCgtacttttagaaacttccaattcctctgcaagttctctagtcgtgatatttgagttttcttcgatttttgccttcaaaacatcttcatccaaTTTCGAAGGTCTTCCACTGCGACTGTCAGCTTCCAAGCTAAACTCTCCagttttaaattttgcaaaccacctACGAATAGTTGattcaccataaacttcacaaatgcttttgcGAGTCTTGGCTGCATTTTctcggtttttttaaaaaatgaaaagcattaCAACGCGAATATAAATTTTTTGGTTATCCgtttcaaatgtcaataaagggTAACCAGACTGAAAGATAAAATCGATTTTTAttcaggaacaaagaagagatgctCTACTATTTCAAGCAACACCAAAGTTGTAACTGTCTTACGTTTCAAGTGTGTTCAATGAAGCGCTAAAACGTTTAGCTTAAAAACGCCCAGAGCTTCCCGGAcaagctaatacacacacacacacacacacacacacacatacacagacacacgcatgcacacacacacacacacacacacatatatatatacatacacatagatatatatgtttatatatgtatatacacatatacctacatattattttattatattatatgtttgtatatgtgtacgtgtaaaatataatatatatgtatgaaagtatgcatgtgtatgtgtgtatatatatatatatattatatatatatatatatatatatatatatataatatatatatatatatatacatatatacatatatacatatatatataatatatatatatatatatatatatatatatatatatatatatatacatatatatattatatatatatgtatatatatacaatatatatatatgaatatatatatatatacatgtacatatatatatgtattatatatatacatatatatatcatatctacacATCcacatatgggtgtgtatgcgtatgcgtatgtgtgtgtgtttgtgtgtgtgtgtgtgtgtgcgtgtgtgtgtgtgcgtgtgtggtgtgtgtgtgtgtgtgtgtgtacaaatataattCTCTCTGACCCACGTGTAAGGGAATCAACTAGGGTGAGGTAAGGGAGAAATGAGAGATAAGAGAGAAAACTGATTCACCTACTGCCAAAGTCTTTGTCGTCAACCACAACCTTCATTGACAGTGGAAGCGCATCTCTTACTGCTTCTCTTCCGATACTTTACCCTCTCCCCTCTCACCACAACCAGCGTCATCACCGCCATCAGCACATCCTTTATTTTTCACCAAGCAAATATAGCGCTAAGAATGATGGCATGCCACCTTTCTCGATATCAACTCCGACATCACTCTTATCATACCATCGtgtggtaattggtgcacttggcacaacatCGAAATTGCTACCTAAAGGCCCTGGCGGATATCGGAAATGGGACTCGAATTGTCATGTCAACATGCAGGAAAATGAAATCCTGTATTTTTGCAGAAATCTTAGGAAAGATTCTTGGAAGTTAGAGGCTTGTCACCAAGCCTCAAGATAACAACCTGGTAGCatgtactgctactactactactactactactactactactactactactactactaatgatgatgatgataataataataataacaccaccaccaccaccaccaacaacaacaacaacaataataataatagtagtagtagtagtagtagtagtagtagtagtagtagtagtagtagtagtagttagtagtagtagtagtagtagtagtagtagtagtagtagtagtagtagtagtaataataataataataataataataataataataataattatcatgatttcaaattatgtcacaaagccagcaagttcagggagggataagtcgatttcatagatcccagtgcttaactagtacttatttttttggggccccgaaaggatga is a window encoding:
- the LOC115230135 gene encoding histone-lysine N-methyltransferase SETMAR-like, producing the protein MSGPLGSNFDVVPSAPITTRWYDKSDVGVDIEKGGMPSFLALYLLAKTRKSICEVYGESTIRRWFAKFKTGEFSLEADSRSGRPSKLDEDVLKTINFDVYCRQLANLNQKIKELRPEAANRKGVVFQYDNTRPHVSLATRTKLYELGWDILPHPPYSDIAPSDYHLFLSLQNSFQGKTFNDLDGVKMHLDNFFSSKPVKFYADGISKLPGRWAKGQHLFGSQHGSTIDSDSRR